GcctggtttgagggcgtgcctgaccacgctagccgcttggcaagctttatgacgcgttttcattgtgacgtcacaagtaaaggaagtgaagggctggactacaaaccagctgttttcagagcagagctttctgtgggagactTTGGTAAGTATCCTCATTATGTAACGCTGTTACATGCAATCCGTTGCTCCCCTACCCCGGTTATATTTTTCCATACCATTTTTACAAGCAACACATTACATCCACAAACTAGCACACAGCATATGGCTCAAATACCATAAGGAAACGAAcatctgataacaatatatgCACTCATATTCGCATGACTGAGGTATCAAAACCAGTATCAGTTATAATGGACTTTGTCCTcatgttcaccttatttatgagaataaattgcactgcatgcaagtattaattaatgatTCCTGAACAACCTGTACAAcatttttgagatgttcttttacataaacagaaatctctgtttattatcctaaataatggttctttttgtgtgcactGCAAATGAACTTAGAAGGGTTTTTTTGTGCACCTccagagaataaaaaaatatattgtttcatTGGCCTAGAATGCTTATTTTATACAAGAGAAGCCTATCCATTTCAAACCGTTTAATCCTTCTGCTATGAGTTGCTGTTTCTCATTGCTCTTTATGGTAAACTTAAATCTCCAAGCATTTTTTCATAAACTCATTATTTCTGCTTTAAATGTCAATGTGATCAAACAGGACGTGTGCAGTACAGTAGAAACAGAAGTGATCCTGACAGAAATTTTACTGCTGTAATATACATTAGAGAAATAAATTCAGCAACAAACCATAGTAACATGAACTTGCACAAAGAATTCCAACGGATGAAATGGTACTGTTTCTATCAGAAAAAGGTTTTCTGAAACTTGTGATGTTATGGGGGGAACCAGTCTTGGAGTTTCTGTCACTTGGTTATCTGACAGGTTCTGAAACAAGGACTGCTTTTGTAGTGGGACTCATAATGGTGAATGGATGATCCAAAAAAAGGTTTGTATGTGTTATCAGATGTTGTCCCCCTCTTTCAAACACACCAATATTCTGTCGGTTGTTCTCAGTATATGAGGAGAGTGAACAGATGAATAGGTTTGGAGGAGagcaaggaggaggaggccagATGCACGtattgtgtacatgtgtataagAGGAATGTAATATTCATGTTTCATGGTTAAAGAGGATGTTCTGGACTGATCCCCCTCTTCCTTTCAGGATGGAGCCTGGTGGAGTCCGATGGTTGACACCAGGTCtgaggaagtgtaagtgtgtttttcatttgattctTGAACAAAGCAGCACACATTCAACCATCTTCAGACTATGACATCACTATTTCAAAGCTCTAATGTCATCATCAATGTGTCAATCACTGAACAGATGATAGATCAATAACTACTGCTGTGTTGTCtcgttctctccatcagattccTGTGAACTCACATTTGACACAGACACAGTAAACCGAAAGATCCaactgtctgacaacaacaggaCGGTGACACGTGTGGACGAGGTTCAGCCATTTCCTGATCATCCAGACAGATTTGACTACTGGCCTCAGCTGCTGTGTAGAGATGGCCTCACTGGTCGCTGTTCCTGGGAGGTTGAGTGGAGTGGAGGAGTTGATATATCAGTGAGTTACGGAGGAAtcaggaggagaggaaacactAAAGACTGCAGGTTTGGATGGAACAGTCAGTCCTGGACACTTTTCTGCTCTGATGATGGTTActctgtctgtcacaataaGATAGGAAGatccatctcctcctctgtttctaacagagtagcagtgtatgtggactT
The sequence above is drawn from the Micropterus dolomieu isolate WLL.071019.BEF.003 ecotype Adirondacks unplaced genomic scaffold, ASM2129224v1 contig_3450, whole genome shotgun sequence genome and encodes:
- the LOC123964588 gene encoding neoverrucotoxin subunit beta-like codes for the protein MFWTDPPLPFRMEPGGVRWLTPGLRKYSCELTFDTDTVNRKIQLSDNNRTVTRVDEVQPFPDHPDRFDYWPQLLCRDGLTGRCSWEVEWSGGVDISVSYGGIRRRGNTKDCRFGWNSQSWTLFCSDDGYSVCHNKIGRSISSSVSNRVAVYVDFPAGTLSFYSVSSDTLIHLHTFNTTFAEPLYPGFGFCYGASVSLCSL